ctgtttacccataacagatgttaaacttaccggcctatagtttccgggctctgtttttggactctttttgaatattggcgccacatttgctatgcgccaatcctgtggaacactccctgtcagtatagagtctgtaaatatcagaaataagggtctggctatgacataacttaattctcttaggatacggggtgtatgccatctggtcctggcgatttgtctattttaatctttttaaatcgctgttgtacttcttcctgggtcagacagggcacttttaatggggaatttacttttacattctgcatttcatctgacagtttatttttctcagtgaatacagtggagaaaaaaatatttaatagctttgttttctcctcatcgctctctgcaactcccccctcatcactctgtaaagggccgacaccatcatatttatactttttaccatttatataattgaaaaacattttagggttagtttctagtttggctgcttttatttgttttttacatattctatttttttccttatagtttatcAGTGCTCCCTCGCTCCCCTCCTGTTTTatggatttaaatgctttctttttgtcatttattgctttcttatatccacattggtttattcTTGTTCCGTAACCATTTATACCTATAAGGTATTAAACTCTCACAATTACATTTTAGGAGGCTtttaaaaatatacaattttgtggcggtatttttttttttgaggactttttcccagttagttacgcctatggcctctcttagttggctaaatttagcttttttgaagtttggtatttttgttcctccctgtagaaatgctcgtttgaaggataattggaaggttattactttatggtcaacatttcccaggtgtcccccagccTGCACatctgttctgtcaggtctagtgCTAAATCATATCCAGCAGCAGTTCGTTCAAAGTGTAATTTCTCCTCCCAGATAATGGGGTATTGAGGCTGGCAATGCAGCATATGACACTCAGAAATTTGCTAGCTGACAATGTCTCACACTAGATTACCTTCCCTATGGCTTTGCTCTGGCACTCGTGTCtgtaggtgaggggggggggatgattcttttgtataaatatataaatggccAATCCTAAAAGTATGGTGAAAACATGATCCATATGAAATTATCTCTGCCTCTGTACACTGCCTCCGCCTGAagcagaaaaagttcagtctccagaggcaACAAGTCTTCTTCACCATCATTCACAGTGGAtggcttaaaaaaaaagattaaagtaGCACTTAACATTcattaaacttttgatatgttatagggacatatcaaaagtttagatcagtgaggtctgagtgctgagaaccCCAAAAATCTCTAGAACGAGAGGAGAGAAGCATGCGCTTAGTGCACTGTCTCTCCTCACTGCACAAGATGGGAACAAGACGGGTCcacagactttctattgagtccgTCTCCCTTCCTGTCCTGCAGTGAGAAGAGACAGCGCACTTACAACACAATTCTTCCTTTAATGCCACAGCttgtaacagaagatatggctggcgacagttgaagatttaaagtgAGCACGTGTGACCACCTCAATGAGGTGGACGTAGAAATACggcaaataacaaacagcaggtggtgctatacagatagattttattgattaACTCAATggttatgctaaatttttaattacatacaattactaaagtattcaaatccagatactagtttgaaaactgtagaatattttttatggcacaacccctttaagtgtatagCGCTTATCCAGAGTTGCAAGAGAGAAGCACGATAAACACAGAGAGAAGCTGTTATGGACGGAATGGAAACTAAAAGTGGTAGAAAGTGTGGCCAAGCCATGTAAGTGGGGGGTTTTGCAGGGCAATATGTAcattttattgatatcattttggtaTGTATATggatttttgattactttttataatttttttgggaggtgaggcaaCAGAAAAACCCAGCAAAcctgccatttagatttttttcccattATGGAAAAGGACATCACAGTTGTACAGTACTGtcagattccacagaagggagacgtcccctgcttctgagtgaaatgaatctagctgtgcagctgaaacaggaaataatatgACTGAGGAAGACATGTACTTTCATAGTTATGATTGTATGGAGATGcatagccattatgcaaacttttttgaaaTCTCAGGAATGCTTTGAAAAAACGTATAATCCTGTCCCAAATCTGTAACATTGAGTTCTGCCATCCACCTAATAATTTAAAAGAAATCAAGCCATTCCCATATTGGAGGAAGAATCTCAAAAGAACCTTTAATGCAGATAAAGAGCAAAGAAGCGTGGACAAGATTGCCATCTCAACATGTATTAGCTGAATCAAGCATTTTGTCATATAGGGCAGTGGtctccaaccttttttgcaccaaggacaagtttcatgcaagacaattttcccagggaccaggtgggggggaggggttggtggttctggggcggggcttaggggttgGGCGgggcttatatatatttttttttctgttacggtgctcaccacatcaatttttttttgatattttaatagtttggagttttcagacgtggcgatatgtaatatgtttatttatttattgtttatatatatattttatttaaaattgggaaagggggtgatttatacttaatattttggtgtttttttttttcactttttttttttttttactttaatttaaaatatttccccccttaggggctagaacctggcatctcttcatcccttgtcctattcaccctgatagagctctattagagtgaataggacttcacactgtccctgctgccctgtgcatagtacacacagcagcagggagattaccatggcagccagggcttcagtaacgtcctggctgccatggtaaccgatcggagccccaggattacactgttggggctccgatcagaagctgccactgccaccaattaggaggggagaggggaccctgtggccactgccaccaatgattatgccaccaatgataattaacctttaatacagatacaggaggcgggtgcggcagaatcacatagccggcacccgacctctgacagggagctgcgatcagcagcagttaacccctcagatgccgcacctgcctcctgtctctgtaagaggacctgtcatgggtccatactttattaactaagtagcaggacatgtagagcggtggCCAAGGatttccctgcacttactatcctTCCTGGGTGCCGTTCCGTTCGCCCACTGTGGACCCGTTACCGTCTCCCACACTGTATGCTTATTACTACTATCCGAACAtcatggaggagacatcagcttctccccctgggcgttccttttccctggctgtagcactctccaatcgcagcgcagagcgctacagccagggagaaggaacgcccagggacagaagctgatgtctcctccatggTGTTcccatagtagtaattagcatacagcgcgggagacgGTAAATGGGGCcacagtgggcgaacggagcgacgcccaggaataatagtaagtgcagggaaatccctgggcgccactctacatgtcctgctacttagttaataaagtccaGACTCACGAAAGGTCCtctggttaattatcattggtggcacagtggccacagtccctttcCTCCTCCGCCCActctctcttcattggtggcagtggctggcTGGCATCACAGTTGGAAGGAAGGAACGCTCTCCTTCCTTCCTACTGTACACTGTGTGTGTGATGTGCGCATCGGGCGTGCATGCGGCTGGCGTCTCCGCTCCTcagcaaacaatcttccagggcccggggGTTGGGGATCACTGATATAGGGCATTGATGGAATAACAGGTTAGCGAGTCATCGTGCCCTTCTCAGCCCTACTTCTTCAGCGTACATCTGGACAGGTTAGGTAGAAGGGAAGATATGAATTACAGCAGGGGTGTTGTACTAGCAGATAAATATTATATCATTATTTTCCTGGAGCATACAGACTTATGAACTAGTATGACTGTGCAGGAGAAAAAGTTTGGTTTAACGAATGGAAAGAAAATCCATCCATGCCCTACAGCAGTCTGTGGACTAGAGGCACCATATGAACCGGAGGAGAAGGCTGCAGACATAGGGATTGAAAACTGGTGGAATGCCTAGACAAATTGGTTATTGGACCCAAAGGCTCGAGCAAACTATAGAGCTGAGCATAACTGCAGCCAGGCCCTTCCTACTGGGAAAGACTCCAAGGGGCGGATTGAAGATGCCCTCGCAAAGGCCCAGAATGTTCAATCTACACATGCCTAAAGGAATGTGAGTTCTTTTATACATATTAAGAACCGATTTCTGGACAAAACATTTCTCACTTATTTTCGACCAAAATATTTttcgcattctgaacatgaaaatggcttctcccctgtgtgagttctttgaGAAGTAAAAAGAACTAATTTCTgaccaaaacatttcccacattctgaacatgaagatGGCTCCTCTCTTGTATGAACACTTAGATGTTCCATAAGACTTGATTTATAACTAAACCATTTCCCACATTAGgacataaaatttgtttttctccTCTGTGAGTTCTCTTATGCGTATTAAGACCAGATTTCtgggcaaaacatttcccacattcaggacatgaaaatggcttctcccctgtgtgaattctcttatgttcaACAAGAACGGATTTCCGACCAAAACACTTTCCGCAatctgaacatgaaaacggcttctcccctgtgtgaattcttcgaTGTTCCATAAGACTTGATTTATGACTAaaccatttcccacattcaggacatgaaaatggcgtcTCCCCTGAGTGAGTTTTCTGATGTTCAACAAGAACTGATTTGagtctaaaacatttcccacaatctGAACATGCAAATGGCCGCTCTCCTGTGTGGATTCTTCGATGTTTCACAAGATTTCTTTTCTGACTAAAACAgtttccacattcaggacatgaaaatggcttctctcctgtgtgagttctctgatgttcaacaagaATTGATTTCTgtccaaaacatttcccacatgctgaacatgaaaatggctttttctCAGCGTGAGTTCTCTGATGAGTTAGAAGAACTGATTTCTgatcaaaacatttcccacattcagaacatgaaaatggcttctctcctgtgtgaattcttagatGTCGCACAAATTGTGATTTCTgaccaaaacatttcccacaatcaggacatgaatatggcttctctcctctaTGGATTCTCTTATGTATAACAAGAGTAGATTGTTTTCCAAAACttgtcccacattctgaacataagaatggcttctcccctgtgtgaattcttaaatgttccacaagatttattttctgactaaaacatttcccacattcagggcataaaaatggcttctcccctgtgtgagttcttagatgttccacaagatttgatttctgactaaaactttttccacattctgagcataaaaaaggcttctctcctgtgtgagttcttagatgttccacaacacctgatttctttgaaaaacatttgccacattccggacatgaaaatggtttcttgtGAACAGTGGGATTGGTGGATAGATCTCCGCTGTGAGAGTCTAAGGGTACATTAGTAGTTATTGAATTAGCTTGTGTGGCATTGTTATCTTCTACTTCTCTGCATAAAAGAtgtccatctgagtctctcatttCGTCCtcatctggaaaaaaaatatgttcttaTTCTCTCAAAGTAATTGATCTTTTTTTATTAACCAATCGAACAAGCAAAGAAACAACGTACAGTATGTAGGAGATGGAAGAAAATGGAATAGTGTACAATTTCAGTAATAAATCacaagctttaaaggggttgtctgggttcagagccttTTTAACCCAGGCaggggagcatcagagcatttcatgctaccCCTTGCTCTGCGCTCAATCGCGCAGGGCAGGGGCTTTTTTTCATTCAATCCGGTGACATACCAGgtctctgattggtggaggtttccgcttagcagtgttcctggtgaaGTCACCgccactaatgggcaggctttagcactgAACAGGCTAGGGcaccactaaagcccgcccattagtgccggtgacgtcaccagcaacaCTGCTagatggaagcctccgcctatcagtgtaaaaaatataaacaaacagcccttgccctgcgcgatacagcgtagggcaagggagagcatcggagcatgaaatgctctgatgctcccctcagaggggctgcctaggtgaaaaaggggatatgtctgggttcagctctaaacctggacaacccctttaagtaaagaaaTAGCTTGTTTATTAGTGGATAATTCTGATGTGATTTTGTTAGAGAACAGAGGTCTCCAGGGGATCAACATACATTTCCTGATTAGGACTAACCACGAGATTGTGGAGTCTTAGCGGCAGATTAATATAATTCAATGATTTTTCTAGATACTTGATTAATGTGTATTTGTCGGCTTCAATATGTTATGACCAACAAAACACTTTTAATGACCATGAGATCAGAGGAAGGTGGATCAAAGGTTAATTGCATTAGATATTCATGCTCAtacgtgctaaaaaaaaaattggaacaatTAACTATCATGAAGTATAAAGAGGTGGAAGTCttcctgaggctactttcacattggcattttggtttccgtttctgagatccgttcagggctctcacaagcggtccaaaacggatcagttttgccctaatgcattctgaatggaaaaggatccgctcagaatgcatcagtttgcctccgttccgtcttcgcttgcagcgttttggtgtccgcctgacgatgcggaggcaagcggatcccgttttcacggacacaatagaagacggatccgtcctcattgactttcaatggtgttctatgttaaagataatacaaactgatccgttctgaacggatgcatgcggttgtattatctgaatggatccatctgggcagatccatgacggatccgcgagtgtgaaagtagcctaacgcatATTGATGTTTGGAGGTTGTCAGATGACAAGAACTTTTAACCAATGAAGAACtgcggtgtacaggaggcgggACTTTTCTTACATATGGTAATGTTCTAATGTGGTTATAGAAATGAATATTAATGTATCAATGATGTAATATAATGTGAAACATTGATGTCTATTGACTACTAACGATCTCTCCTCTGGGTATAAGAACCTATTACATACTAGCATTACATATCAGACCCCACTTCGCCTTGTCGCCATGTCCTGCCTTGCTGCCCTGTCTCTAATAAACATGTAAGAACTTTCCCAAGAAGAATTTGTCTCAAGAATGTTGTATGGTTGTGGACAATTTCCAACACAGGCCTCTTCTTCCTAAGCTGGCTAGAACCGTCGGGTCAGAGAGGAGGACTCACAGCATGAGACAACAAGGCAGGGCGCAGCAACTGTCTGCAGCGTCTGGTCTTTCATGTCTTCCTCTCCTCTACCTTATTTCGTGCTCCTGACCTCTCCATGACTGCTCTAGTATTCGAGGGGGATGTCTAACACAATCTGCCAAATGAGGAGGCTGCCTGTAAGACAGCTCATGAGCGTAGAAGGTTAGATTTGTGTTAGTAGTAATGACAGATGAGTAACAGGTAGTTTATTTTTAAGACATTTCCTAtagttttgcccttttttttacagatttaggTCTATGCAAATCACATCATTTTGGCACATAATAATCCTACCCACCGGTGGGGGTCGGGGGGGGGGAGGACATTCAACAGTTTTCTATGGGGTTCAGCCTTTCCTAGTTACCCCTCAAACTAAATTTTTGAAAGGCTCTTACCTTTCACGGATATGGGTTTTTCAAGTCCACTTGTTCCACCAGAAATTTCCTGCAAGATTAAAGATAAAGGCACCTAGATGAGGCTATATCCAGGAGAAGGTCAAAAACATCTAGAAGACACGAACCAAAAGGAGAAGGATCTCCTCAAGTGGTGACTTTCAGACAAGTATTTTACACATCAACTGAAATGTTCCTGTCATTTCTCTTCATGAATTGATCTGATCCTATCCTGGAGGGGGCGCCGTGCTCATCACCTCCGGTTCTTACATTGTTCAGTAATGTCACCGCTTTTACAGTAGAGAAGCCTTTTATCAACACTGGAGACGGAACCTTTTTTCCTCCAGGAAGACAGCGCTCACTCTTTGCTTTGTGACAATCTAAGCTGCTCACAGTATttcttacatttatttatttgtacaaTTTGTCTGGTTCTAATACCAgaaatacccatattttcacccaggcacccTGATGTTAGCATGCTCCAATGCGCTCACTTGCCCCgcactagatcgcgcagggcaagagctcttttgtttacaataacacactgcccggcggaggcttccacccggctctgatgggcgggctttagcgctgccctagccgttttactggctagggcagcgctaaagcccgcccatcagtgcctgtgacatcaccgaacacactctcGGGTGGAAGCCTGAGAGCtcttgccctgcgcaatctagTGCGGGGCAAGTGAGCGCATTGGAGCATGCTAACATCAgggtgcctgggtgaaaatatgggtattccTGACAGCCCCATGGAGAGTCCGCTTCGTCACcgcaactcctgaaaatgcctttgctctgccttagaagcagctgactgGCATTGTGCCGTTAGTCTATGATTTAATCCACACTGAATCTCAATTGCCAAGTGGATGTCTGAAGAGGTAGAGGTTTAAAGGTGTCCTCCTCGGATTTAAACAGGATGAGTGAcaagtgtctgatcggtgggggcccagTGTTCAAACAAGCGCACTAttgctccattcacctctatgggactgctggagatagccaccTGTCTATCCTTCGGCAGTCCCACAGAgtctgaatggagcagtggctcaCATGCTTGTCCGCCACTTCATCAATTTTAGGGGGGGGCCCACTAGGGTACGGGTTATtcgttctcatgatcggtgtgggtcccagcatTAGGTAGgggataacccctggatacgagcagtatataatgtgatggaaaaatgaatccagacagcaaaggaggcaatatggagaatcacaatacattaggaagtgtcttgtattaactctctctacatgataaatgccatttgctgaagtgagaggacccctttaaatcttggacaaccctgttaaagggaatctgttttcTTAATGAAGCGCAGTACTTTATATGTCTATTACTTCCTCCTGTTCGCACGCTGTACCAACACTAagctctgctgcaggacatttccaGGACTTACTGGAGAGGACCTCCTGGAGGCAACTTCATGTGTTCTCTCAATGTATGACATTGGAGCTTTGAGGTGGAACAAAggcgtggggtgggggggggagggcaaAATACTCATCGGAGGTCAGTGTCAGTAATACTGCAGTTATTAGtaaaggtgacagattccctttaacacaatTGTTTATGAAACCAGAGGACCATGAGTAGCCAATAACCAGATGCAGGAgcctacagtatactccactgctgctgggggaggtcagtagacggagcgtacagtatactccactgctgggggaggtcagtagacggagcgtacagtatactccactgctgggggaggtcagtagatggagcgtacagtatactccactgctgggggaggtcagtagatggagcgtacagtatactccactgctgcagggggaggtcagtagacggagcgtacagtatactccactgctgctgggggaggtcagtagatggagcgtacagtatactccactgctgctgggggaggtcagtagacggagcgtacagtatactccactgctgctgggggaggtcagtagatggagcgtacagtatactccactgctgctgggggaggtcagtagacggagcgtacagtatactccactgctgggggaggtcagtagatggagcgtacagtatactccactgctgctgggggaggtcagtagacggagcgtacagtatactccactgctgctgggggaggtcagtagacggagcgtacagtatactccactgctgctgggggaggtcagtagacggagcgtacagtatactccactgctgctgggggaggtcagtagatggagcgtacagtatactccactgctgctgggggaggtcagtagacggagcgtacagtatactccactgctgggggaggtcagtagacggagcgtacagtatactccactgctgggggaggtcagtagacggagcgtacagtatactccactgctgctgggggaggtcagtagatggagcgtacagtatactccactgctgggggaggtcagtagatggagcgtacagtatactccactgctgggggaggtcagtagacggagcgtacagtatactccactgctgctgggggggtcagtagacggagcgtacagtatactccactgctgggggaggtcagtagatggagcgtacagtatactccactgctgggggaggtcagtagacggagcgtacagtatactccactgctgcagggggaggtcagtagacggagcgtacagtatactccactgctgctgggggggtcagtagacggagcgtacagtatactccactgctgctgggggaggtcagtagatggagcgtacagtatactccactgctgctgggggaggtcagtagatggagcgtacagtatactccactgctgggggaggtcagtagatggagcgtacagtatactccactgctgctgggggaggtcagtagacggagcgtacagtatactgcactgctgggggaggtcagtagatggagcgtacagtatactgcactgctgggggaggtcagtagatggagcgtacagtatactccactgctgggggaggtcagtagatggagcgtacagtatactccactgctgctgggggaggtcagtagacggagcgtacagtatactgcactgctgggggaggtcagtagatggagcgtacagtatactgcactgctgggggaggtcagtagatggagcgtacagtatactccactgctgggggaggtcagtagatggagcgtacagtatactccactgctgggggaggtcagtagacggagcgtacagtatactccactgctgggggaggtcagtagacggagcgtacagtatactccactgctgctgggggaggtcagtagacggagcgtacagtatactccactgctgggggaggtcagtagatggagcgtacagtatactccactgctgggggaggtcagtagacggagcgtacagtatactccactgctgggggaggtcagtagacggagcgtacagtatactccactgctgctgggggaggtcagtagacggagcgtacagtatactccactgctgggggaggtcagtagatggagcgtacagtatactccactgcttctgggggaggtcagtagatggagcgtacagtatactccactgctgctgggggaggtcagtagacggagcgtacagtatactccactgctgggggaggtcagtagacggagcgtacagtatactccactgctgctgggggaggtcagtagatggagcgtacagtatactccactgctgggggaggtcagtagacggagcgtacagtatactccactgctgctgggggaggtcagtagacggagcgtacagtatactccactgctgggggaggtcagtagacggagcgtacagtatactccactgctgggggaggtcagtagacggagcgtacagtatactccactgctgggggaggtcagtagacggagcgtacagtatactccactgctgcgggaggtcagtagatggagcgtacagtatactccactgctgctgggggaggtcagtagacagagcgtacagtatactccactgctgctgtgggaggtcagtagatggagcgtacagtatactccactgctgctgggggaggtcagtagacggagcgtacagtatactccactgctgctgggggaggtcagtagatggagcgtacagtatactccactgctgctgggggaggtcagtagatggagcgtacagtatactccactgctgctgggggaggtcagtagatggagcgtacagtatactccactgctgctgggggaggtcagtagatggagcgtacagtatactccactgctgggggaggtcagtagacggagcgtacagtatattcctccactgctgctgggggaggtcagtagatggagcgtacagtatactccactgctgggggaggtcagtagatggagcgtacagtatactccactgctgctgggggaggtcagtagatggagcgtacagtatactccactgctgggggaggtcagtagatggagcgtacagtatactccactgctgctgggggaggtcagtagacggagcgtacagtgtactccactgctgggggaggtcagtagatggagcgtacagtatactccactgcagggggaggtcagtagacggagcgtacagtatactccactgctgctgggggaggtcagtagatggagcgtacagtatactccactgctggaggaggtcagtagacggagcgtacagtatactccaccgctgctgggggaggtcagtagatggagcgtacagtatactccaccgctgctgagggaggtcagtagacggagcgtacagtatactgcactggtgggggaggtcagtagacggagcgtacagtatactccactgctgggggaggtcagtagacggagcgtacagtatactccactgctgctgggggaggtcagtagatggagcgtacagtatactgcactgctgggggaggtcagtagatggagcgtacagtatactccactgctgctgggggaggtcagtagacggagcgtacagtatactccactgctgctgggggaggtcagtagatggagcgtacagtatactccactgctgctgggggaggtcagtagatggagcgtacagtatactccactgctgctgggggaggtcagtagacggagcgtacagtatactccgctgctgctgggggaggtcagtagatggagcgtacagtatactccactgctgctgggggaggtcagtagacggcgcgcacagtatactccactgctgctgggggaggtcagtagacggagcgtacagtatactccactgctgctgggggaggtcagtagatggagcgtacagtatactccactgctgctgggggaggtcagtagatggagcgtacagtatactccactgctgctgggggaggtcagtagatggagcgtacagtatactccactgctgctgggggaggtcagtagatggagcgtacagtatactccactgctgggggaggtcagtagatggagcgtacagtatactccacagctgctgggggaggtcagtagatggagcgtacagtatactccactgctgctgggggaggtcagtagacggagcgtacagtatactccactgctgctgggggaggtcagtagatggagcgtacagtatactccactgctgctgggggaggtcagtagacggagcgtacagtatactccactgctgggggaggtcagtagatggagcgtacagtatactccactgctgggggaggtcagtagatggagcgtacagtatactccactgctgctgggggaggtcagtagacgg
The sequence above is a segment of the Bufo bufo chromosome 4, aBufBuf1.1, whole genome shotgun sequence genome. Coding sequences within it:
- the LOC120999695 gene encoding gastrula zinc finger protein XlCGF26.1-like, translating into MEEWEYLEEHKDLYKDAMMENHQPLTSPDGSSQRNPPERCPSPMYFQDCPEEKPNIPLDHQEISGGTSGLEKPISVKDEDEMRDSDGHLLCREVEDNNATQANSITTNVPLDSHSGDLSTNPTVHKKPFSCPECGKCFSKKSGVVEHLRTHTGEKPFLCSECGKSFSQKSNLVEHLRTHTGEKPFLCPECGKCFSQKINLVEHLRIHTGEKPFLCSECGTSFGKQSTLVIHKRIHRGEKPYSCPDCGKCFGQKSQFVRHLRIHTGEKPFSCSECGKCFDQKSVLLTHQRTHAEKKPFSCSACGKCFGQKSILVEHQRTHTGEKPFSCPECGNCFSQKRNLVKHRRIHTGERPFACSDCGKCFRLKSVLVEHQKTHSGETPFSCPECGKWFSHKSSLMEHRRIHTGEKPFSCSDCGKCFGRKSVLVEHKRIHTGEKPFSCPECGKCFAQKSGLNTHKRTHRGEKQILCPNVGNGLVINQVLWNI